In Elaeis guineensis isolate ETL-2024a chromosome 1, EG11, whole genome shotgun sequence, a genomic segment contains:
- the LOC105060214 gene encoding uncharacterized protein, translated as MSGGSRRSGACVKCCLVLFAVASALCVSGPALYWRYKKGFGGGISAHSSSSCAPCVCDCPPPLSLHKIAPGLINLSITDCGKHDPELNKEMEKQFVDLLTEELKLQEVVAEEHTHHMNATVVEAKRVASQYQKEAEKCNAATEICEAARERAEAALTKEKKITALWERRARQLGWQGA; from the exons ATGTCGGGCGGGTCACGGCGGTCGGGGGCGTGCGTGAAGTGCTGCCTGGTATTGTTCGCCGTCGCGTCCGCTCTCTGCGTCTCGGGTCCAGCCCTCTACTGGAGATACAAGAAGGGCTTCGGTGGTGGGATTTCCGCCCACTCTTCTTCCTCCTGTGCGCCCTGCGTCTGCGACTGCCCTCCTCCCCTCTCCCTCCACAAGATCGCGCCTG gaTTGATAAACCTCTCAATTACAG ATTGTGGGAAACATGATCCGGAGCTCAACAAGGAGATGGAGAAGCAGTTTGTGGATCTCCTCACAGAGGAGCTGAAGCTGCAGGAGGTTGTTGCTGAGGAGCATACTCATCATATGAATGCCACCGTTGTTGAAGCAAAAAGAGTGGCTTCTCAGTATCAAAAAGAGGCTGAGAAGTGCAATGCCGCAACAGAGATATGTGAGGCGGCCAGAGAGCGGGCTGAGGCAGCACTGACTAAAGAGAAGAAGATCACGGCACTCTGGGAAAGGCGGGCCCGCCAACTGGGTTGGCAAGGTGCATGA
- the LOC105060212 gene encoding protein transport protein SEC13 homolog A yields MPSQKIETGHQDVVHDVSMDYYGKRLATASSDSTIKIIGVSGSSHQHLATLTGHQGPVWLVAWAHPKFGSMLASCSYDSRVIIWKEGSKPDEWTQAHIFAEHKSSVNSIAWAPHELGLCLACGSSDGNISVFTARTDGGWDTTRIDQAHPVGVTSVSWAPAMAPGALVGSGQFDPVQKLASGGCDNTVKVWKLYNGSWKLDCFPALQMHTDWVRDVAWAPNLGLPKTTIASASQDGTVVIWTVAKEGDQWEGKVLHDFKAPVWRVSWSLTGNILAVADGNNNVTLWKEAVDGEWQQVTTVEP; encoded by the coding sequence ATGCCTTCTCAGAAAATAGAAACGGGTCACCAGGATGTGGTTCATGATGTGTCGATGGACTACTATGGCAAGCGCCTGGCCACAGCCTCTTCTGACTCTACCATCAAGATTATTGGAGTGAGTGGCTCCTCACATCAGCACCTTGCTACCTTGACTGGTCACCAGGGTCCAGTCTGGCTGGTCGCATGGGCCCACCCTAAGTTTGGATCCATGCTTGCCTCTTGCAGCTATGATAGCCGTGTGATCATATGGAAGGAAGGGAGCAAGCCTGATGAGTGGACTCAGGCGCACATTTTTGCTGAGCACAAGTCCTCTGTCAATTCAATTGCGTGGGCGCCACATGAACTTGGCCTCTGCTTGGCATGTGGTTCCTCCGATGGGAACATCTCAGTCTTCACTGCTCGAACTGATGGAGGCTGGGACACTACTAGGATCGACCAGGCCCACCCAGTTGGAGTCACTTCTGTCTCATGGGCTCCAGCAATGGCACCAGGTGCCCTTGTAGGTTCAGGACAGTTTGATCCTGTCCAGAAGCTTGCATCCGGTGGCTGTGATAACACGGTTAAAGTGTGGAAGCTTTACAATGGGAGTTGGAAGTTGGATTGTTTTCCTGCTCTTCAGATGCACACTGACTGGGTGAGAGATGTGGCTTGGGCACCAAATTTGGGGCTTCCAAAGACTACCATTGCTAGTGCTTCGCAGGATGGGACTGTGGTTATATGGACAGTGGCGAAGGAAGgtgatcagtgggagggtaaaGTTCTGCATGATTTTAAGGCCCCTGTTTGGAGGGTGTCATGGTCATTGACAGGGAACATCTTGGCTGTGGCTGATGGGAATAACAATGTCACATTGTGGAAAGAAGCAGTGGATGGAGAGTGGCAGCAGGTGACAACAGTTGAGCCATAG